A genomic window from Haladaptatus caseinilyticus includes:
- a CDS encoding AAA family ATPase, with the protein MSDFRNGNEVITSSEHGVTIEKSFDGDEFAVPAIRFEVRSDCDEAMTVRITDRIPEDFPMDNVGFHPEYENENWTAYKDHRVQFDRTLEPNEELTTVYGIRLSDWQDAESFLIEPTIKEVAPVATDASDETEGQIEEHTITDIVSEDSSQVVRDVIAGDSGLPGLDENGKTADSLADTNDPLAETADDSPSNNPDEPFAESTTADSEGEILDDPSDTSLEPTDDVLDEPDDDILEPPEEDDTVEKMQPASPPRPGSVAAALADEIRAGEVNDADLKLIQQELDLDTPESTNVRIRHLQSRVDDLFAYTEALEEFIDDNGTAQSIIDGFEGEVESLRGEVETMNDDIDMVKDEGAQVRARVADLESDLDDLDGEFDDVNDLGENLGSLETQLDDLEDLVATNTQEASALDDEIEDLRDDFDSVNDLEAEIEDLSESIEDIDELSKTVSDVSDSMSETESQLSTKISTLRSDIADVEDDLNEIEKLQSDISDIENELVEFREWRDQLGSVFGGN; encoded by the coding sequence ATGAGTGATTTCAGGAACGGAAATGAAGTAATAACGAGTTCCGAACACGGTGTCACGATCGAGAAATCGTTCGACGGCGATGAGTTTGCAGTTCCTGCAATCCGATTCGAGGTTCGTTCTGATTGTGACGAAGCGATGACCGTCCGAATAACCGACCGAATTCCGGAGGATTTCCCGATGGATAACGTCGGTTTCCATCCCGAATACGAGAACGAAAACTGGACCGCGTACAAAGACCACCGCGTTCAGTTCGATCGCACGCTCGAACCCAACGAGGAGTTGACCACCGTTTACGGAATTCGTCTCTCGGACTGGCAGGACGCCGAGTCGTTCCTCATCGAACCGACGATCAAAGAGGTCGCCCCCGTAGCAACCGATGCAAGTGACGAGACGGAGGGCCAGATAGAAGAACACACCATCACGGATATCGTCTCGGAGGATAGCAGTCAGGTCGTTCGCGACGTTATCGCCGGTGACAGTGGCCTTCCCGGACTGGATGAAAATGGGAAGACGGCAGACTCACTCGCAGATACTAACGACCCGCTTGCAGAGACCGCGGACGACTCACCATCGAATAACCCGGATGAGCCATTTGCGGAATCTACGACCGCTGACTCGGAGGGGGAAATACTCGACGACCCGTCCGATACATCTCTCGAACCGACCGACGATGTCCTCGACGAACCGGATGACGATATTCTCGAACCTCCCGAAGAGGACGACACCGTGGAGAAAATGCAACCAGCATCACCACCGCGTCCCGGAAGCGTCGCGGCGGCGTTGGCCGACGAGATCCGTGCTGGCGAGGTGAACGATGCCGACCTCAAACTCATTCAACAGGAACTCGATCTCGATACACCCGAAAGCACGAACGTCCGTATCCGCCATCTCCAGTCCCGCGTGGATGACCTCTTCGCGTACACCGAGGCGCTCGAAGAGTTCATCGATGATAACGGCACGGCTCAGTCGATCATCGACGGGTTCGAAGGCGAAGTGGAATCCCTCCGTGGTGAAGTAGAAACGATGAACGACGACATCGATATGGTAAAAGACGAAGGCGCGCAAGTCCGCGCACGCGTTGCCGACCTCGAATCGGACCTCGATGACCTCGATGGAGAGTTTGATGACGTAAACGACCTTGGCGAAAACCTCGGATCGCTCGAAACACAACTCGACGACTTAGAAGACCTCGTCGCCACGAACACACAGGAAGCGTCCGCATTGGACGACGAAATCGAGGACCTGCGCGATGACTTCGACAGCGTGAACGACCTCGAAGCGGAAATCGAGGACCTCTCTGAGAGTATCGAAGACATCGATGAACTCTCGAAAACCGTCTCCGATGTTTCCGATTCGATGTCGGAAACCGAATCACAGTTGAGCACGAAAATCAGCACGCTTCGGTCGGATATCGCCGATGTCGAAGACGATTTGAACGAAATCGAAAAACTGCAATCGGATATCTCGGATATCGAAAACGAACTGGTCGAGTTCCGTGAGTGGCGCGACCAACTCGGCTCCGTCTTCGGCGGAAACTAA
- a CDS encoding VOC family protein yields the protein MTNSEPVSSDGMTVGRVALRVNDLDRTSEFYETVVGLELQRKTGDHAILGAGGEQLLELAEDVDAPKRKQNETGLFHTAFLVPSRSALGDTLVRIESEWELSGASDHRVSEALYLSDPEGNGVEVYCDRQREAWPTDDNGRVRMETLPLDTDDLRRERSGAKTVPAGTVVGHVHLEVSSIPSAREFYADTVGLTVRQEYGPSALFLAAADYHHHIGLNVWNHRTEPAKGCGLEWFELLVPNRDVLGAIRERLAARDITTNRIDRGFEVSDPDGISIHLLTDE from the coding sequence ATGACCAACTCGGAACCGGTATCTTCGGACGGGATGACTGTCGGGCGTGTTGCCCTGCGTGTGAACGACCTCGACCGAACGAGCGAATTCTACGAAACCGTGGTCGGCCTCGAACTACAACGAAAAACAGGTGACCACGCCATTCTCGGCGCAGGGGGTGAACAGTTACTCGAACTAGCGGAGGACGTGGACGCGCCGAAACGGAAGCAAAACGAAACGGGCCTCTTTCATACGGCATTTCTCGTTCCGTCACGAAGCGCACTCGGGGATACACTCGTTCGTATCGAGAGCGAATGGGAGTTGAGCGGGGCCTCCGACCACCGTGTGAGTGAGGCGCTGTATCTATCCGATCCGGAAGGAAATGGCGTCGAGGTGTACTGTGACCGTCAGCGCGAAGCGTGGCCGACCGATGACAACGGTCGGGTTCGGATGGAAACACTACCGCTCGACACCGACGACCTCCGCAGGGAGCGGTCGGGAGCAAAAACTGTTCCGGCAGGAACGGTGGTTGGACACGTCCATCTCGAAGTGTCGTCCATACCCTCTGCACGCGAATTCTACGCTGATACGGTTGGCTTAACTGTGCGACAAGAGTATGGGCCGTCGGCGCTCTTTCTCGCCGCCGCCGACTATCACCATCACATCGGGCTAAACGTCTGGAATCATCGAACCGAACCCGCCAAGGGATGTGGGTTGGAGTGGTTCGAACTGCTCGTCCCGAATCGCGACGTATTGGGAGCGATACGGGAGCGGCTTGCGGCGCGGGACATCACGACGAACCGAATCGACCGTGGCTTCGAAGTGTCCGACCCGGATGGAATCAGTATTCATCTACTCACTGATGAATGA